One window of Siniperca chuatsi isolate FFG_IHB_CAS linkage group LG19, ASM2008510v1, whole genome shotgun sequence genomic DNA carries:
- the skida1 gene encoding SKI/DACH domain-containing protein 1, with product MGDLECGFEEMQGVRLGYLLIKGKQMFALSQVFTDLLKNIPRTTVHKRMDHLKVKKHHCDLEELRKLKAINSIAFHAAKCTLISREDVEALYFSCKTERVLKSNKRKAKAVCSPGDEDASPGLLRADAELWKEKVWFSLHGVPETLTLHNKTGRRRELTPCLADSKLPQFYHKTHGREHLSVTKSSHKHFKNYETAKITGNRVTLSQRHSFFRSAVSRQPVVLQSAIAAQSRLSRTAGDLLHKRKRRREGGGGRDSARRSWSRSRHAHHHVSPVLLVQPKSPGSHGTSFGAFHLGPDFYLDSRPHHHHHHQHHHHHHHHHHEPTFPESYSSDTESSTYSDRAYPDSDFGSGFSTTSNSGSSEEEEEGEDEDDTQSESSDVSSDEEESSSQSDSSSVSSRVSVQSIRFRRARVGSLAKSLNTSKAPLVLQPTFHYNNQQQQEKQHRTQGHAATSQTGHRQEKRNKCEFICSETRKDSGPLQPPKFNSTVVGESFFTEAKREKAFEADPNRADPVYELVPYTPGLNRNKAFHPSRRTPAHPTKCPPGLSAQCDQDKDAKLPKCTDKREAKASSLKLPTPLKKIKTEAEEHSVTAAPHSESGRTARTPPFNLHNVKVKVEESCDEYEYQSQATAVKCKGDKAESSNGQYPSGAIKQGDFFSSGIKATDKSHEAASRSPCSPQECWSTQDTPCIEEGEHRSKNCRAPVLRNKKSRVSRTQTKQNVFCVNKAASSSSSTSSSSSSRPAGCEEVSAEDLPSRRKRSTASTVVSPAKMPFSLMANFPSPPSLIVGSDGDLCPAYSLNSLRGPGPPPPSHPVWRWQPGGQILPPPLAQRTRKY from the coding sequence ATGGGAGACCTGGAGTGTGGCTTTGAGGAAATGCAAGGAGTGAGATTGGGATACCTGCTCATCAAAGGcaagcaaatgtttgctttgtCTCAGGTCTTCACCGACCTGCTGAAGAACATCCCTCGGACCACGGTGCACAAGCGCATGGACCacctgaaggtgaagaagcACCACTGCGACCTGGAGGAGCTGCGGAAGCTCAAAGCAATAAACTCTATAGCTTTCCATGCCGCTAAATGCACTCTCATATCGCGGGAGGACGTGGAGGCTCTGTATTTCTCCTGCAAGACGGAGCGTGTGTTGAAGTCCAACAAAAGGAAAGCGAAAGCGGTGTGTTCCCCCGGGGATGAGGATGCGTCCCCGGGGCTCCTCCGTGCGGACGCCGAACTGTGGAAGGAAAAAGTTTGGTTTAGTTTGCACGGTGTCCCGGAGACTCTCACACTTCACAACAAAACGGGCAGGAGGAGAGAGCTGACTCCTTGCCTTGCCGACTCCAAACTACCTCAATTTTACCACAAAACCCACGGACGGGAACACCTTTCGGTGACTAAGTCCAGTcacaaacactttaaaaactatgaaacagctaaaataacaggGAACCGTGTTACTTTGAGCCAAAGGCACTCGTTTTTCCGGAGCGCAGTGAGCCGGCAGCCGGTGGTGCTTCAGTCCGCCATAGCTGCTCAGTCCAGGCTCTCGCGCACAGCCGGCGACCTACTTCAcaaaaggaagaggaggcgCGAGGGGGGCGGCGGCAGGGACAGCGCGAGGCGCTCGTGGAGCAGGAGCAGACACGCGCACCACCACGTTTCACCGGTGCTCCTCGTACAACCCAAATCACCCGGCAGTCACGGGACTTCTTTTGGCGCTTTCCACCTCGGTCCGGATTTCTATCTTGACTCCAGAcctcaccatcatcatcaccaccagcatcaccatcatcatcatcaccaccaccacgaGCCGACTTTCCCGGAGAGTTACAGCAGCGACACCGAGTCCAGCACCTACTCAGACCGGGCGTACCCAGACTCCGACTTTGGGTCCGGCTTCTCCACCACCAGCAACTCCGGgagctcagaggaggaagaggagggcgAGGATGAAGATGACACGCAGTCAGAGAGTTCAGATGTCAGCTCAGACGAGGAGGAGAGCTCCTCTCAGTCCGACTCGAGCTCCGTTTCTAGCCGTGTTTCGGTCCAGAGCATCCGGTTCAGACGGGCTCGGGTCGGTTCTCTCGCCAAAAGTCTCAACACTAGTAAAGCACCTTTGGTCCTGCAGCCCACGTTTCACTACaacaaccagcagcagcaagagaAACAACACAGGACACAGGGCCATGCTGCCACTTCACAGACAGGCCACAGACAGGAGAAACGTAATAAATGTGAATTTATATGCAGTGAAACTAGAAAGGACTCGGGACCCTTACAGCCACCAAAATTTAACTCCACTGTTGTTGGggagagctttttcactgaggCCAAAAGGGAAAAGGCGTTTGAGGCTGATCCAAACAGGGCTGACCCTGTCTACGAGCTGGTCCCTTATACACCGGGGCTCAACCGGAATAAGGCCTTTCACCCCTCACGCAGGACACCGGCGCATCCCACCAAGTGCCCCCCGGGACTGAGCGCACAGTGTGACCAAGACAAAGACGCCAAGCTCCCCAAATGTACCGACAAAAGAGAGGCGAAGGCCAGCAGCCTTAAACTGCCCActccactgaaaaaaataaagaccgAGGCGGAGGAGCACTCTGTGACCGCCGCCCCCCACTCGGAAAGCGGCAGGACAGCCAGGACACCACCCTTCAACCTCCACAATGTGAAAGTTAAAGTGGAGGAAAGCTGTGATGAATATGAATACCAGAGCCAGGCCACTGCAGTCAAATGTAAAGGAGATAAGGCAGAGAGCAGCAATGGCCAATATCCCAGCGGAGCCATCAAACAAGGGGACTTTTTCAGCAGCGGGATTAAAGCCACAGATAAGAGCCATGAGGCGGCTTCCAGGTCCCCCTGTAGTCCTCAGGAATGCTGGAGCACCCAGGACACTCCATGTATCGAGGAGGGGGAGCACAGGAGCAAAAACTGCAGAGCTCCGGTGCTGAGGAATAAGAAATCCAGAGTTTCCAGGacgcaaacaaaacaaaacgtgtTCTGTGTCAACAAggctgcctcttcctcttcctctacttcttcttcttcttcttctcgtcCCGCGGGCTGCGAGGAGGTTTCGGCGGAGGATTTACCGAGCAGACGCAAACGCAGCACCGCGAGCACTGTAGTATCGCCTGCGAAAATGCCTTTCAGCCTGATGGCAAATTTCCCATCCCCGCCGTCGCTGATTGTTGGCAGCGACGGGGATTTGTGCCCTGCTTACTCCCTGAACTCGCTGAGGGGCCCCGGGCCTCCCCCTCCGTCCCACCCCGTGTGGAGGTGGCAGCCAGGCGGACAGATTCTCCCTCCCCCACTCGCTCAGAGAACTAGGAAATACTGA